Proteins co-encoded in one Candidatus Thiodictyon syntrophicum genomic window:
- a CDS encoding Uma2 family endonuclease yields MSLQPKSILTFDDWLAGERAALESRSEYRDGEVFAMTGALEQHNAVVTNISGQLWMQMKGRPCRVYANDMKVRIRSANAGTLSVAEIYDKVDLEHA; encoded by the coding sequence ATGTCACTGCAACCCAAGTCCATCCTGACCTTCGACGACTGGCTGGCGGGCGAGCGTGCCGCGCTCGAGTCGCGCAGCGAGTACCGCGACGGCGAGGTCTTTGCCATGACCGGGGCGCTGGAGCAGCACAATGCGGTGGTAACCAATATCAGCGGACAATTGTGGATGCAAATGAAGGGTCGCCCCTGCCGCGTCTATGCCAACGACATGAAGGTCCGTATCCGTTCGGCCAACGCCGGCACCCTGTCGGTGGCTGAGATCTATGACAAAGTCGACCTGGAGCACGCGTGA